In Fusarium oxysporum f. sp. lycopersici 4287 chromosome 4, whole genome shotgun sequence, a genomic segment contains:
- a CDS encoding aspartate racemase translates to MKTLGLIGGMSWESTTTYYQEINRRVREIQGGLHSAQCIVFSFDFAKIEALQHAGKWEEAGEMLNDAAAKLKLAGADALVLCTNTMHFVSHGIEPASKLPLIHIVDPTAEAIIKAGYKSVGLLGTRFTMEKEFYKQRLVKKFGLKVIVPDDSDRDTVHNVIYQELCNGIIQENSREDYHFVIRRLKAEGAECLIMGCTEIGLLVDEAGSELPIFDTAKIHAIAAADWAMKE, encoded by the coding sequence ATGAAGACCCTCGGTTTAATCGGCGGCATGAGCTGGGAGTCGACTACAACTTACTACCAAGAGATCAATCGTCGCGTTCGCGAAATACAAGGCGGCCTTCACTCTGCCCAGTGCATTGTGTTTTCCTTCGACTTTGCCAAGATCGAGGCCCTTCAACACGCGGGCAAATGGGAGGAAGCTGGCGAAATGCTCAATGATGCAGCGGCCAAACTGAAGCTCGCTGGTGCAGATGCCCTGGTTCTCTGCACCAACACCATGCACTTCGTCTCTCACGGTATCGAACCCGCCTCGAAATTACCTCTCATCCACATCGTCGACCCAACTGCCGAGGCGATCATCAAAGCAGGCTACAAGTCCGTCGGCCTCCTCGGAACGCGTTTCACCATGGAGAAAGAGTTCTACAAGCAGCGCTTGGTCAAGAAATTCGGACTCAAGGTCATTGTGCCAGATGATAGCGACAGAGATACGGTACACAACGTCATTTACCAGGAGCTCTGCAATGGGATCATTCAAGAGAACTCTCGCGAGGACTATCACTTTGTCATTCGCAGACTCAAGGCTGAAGGCGCGGAGTGTTTGATCATGGGGTGTACCGAGATTGGTCTATTGGTTGATGAGGCGGGAAGTGAGCTGCCGATATTTGACACTGCAAAGATTCACGCTATCGCTGCTGCTGACTGGGCCATGAAAGAATGA